In one Amaranthus tricolor cultivar Red isolate AtriRed21 chromosome 8, ASM2621246v1, whole genome shotgun sequence genomic region, the following are encoded:
- the LOC130821325 gene encoding bZIP transcription factor 11-like, which yields MMASSSSSIQQQQTQNNSSGSEADPQQIMDLRKRKRMQSNRESARRSRLRKQKHLDDLTAQVIELKAQNTKILSAINATTQLYLDMEAENSVFRAQFGELSNRLQSLNDIVNCLSITNNNGVRTATNSESDDQESFESFDLDFGDGFSMNSWGFSFANYPIMATQDAFMC from the coding sequence ATGATGGCTAGTTCAAGTTCGTCGATCCAACAACAACAAACCCAGAACAATTCATCCGGATCCGAAGCAGACCCGCAACAGATTATGGATCTGAGAAAGAGGAAACGGATGCAATCGAACCGCGAATCAGCTCGACGATCTCGACTTAGAAAACAAAAACATCTCGATGATTTAACCGCACAGGTTATCGAGCTTAAAGCCCAGAATACCAAGATATTGTCCGCCATTAACGCTACAACGCAGCTTTACCTTGATATGGAGGCAGAGAACTCTGTTTTTCGAGCACAGTTTGGTGAGCTTAGCAATCGTCTTCAATCGCTTAATGATATAGTTAATTGCTTAAGCATCACTAACAATAATGGTGTAAGAACTGCTACGAACAGTGAATCTGATGATCAAGAGAGTTTTGAAAGCTTTGATCTGGATTTTGGTGATGGGTTTTCAATGAATTCATGGGGGTTTTCGTTTGCTAATTATCCTATAATGGCTACTCAAGATGCATTTatgtgttaa